One window from the genome of Amycolatopsis sp. NBC_01480 encodes:
- a CDS encoding alpha/beta hydrolase family protein, translating to MAESAPVLSVSPVVLPTPGRAVDLQLRVSAPMTGTGLPIILFSHGHGRSNHLSSLNGYAPLANFWAAQGFVVIQPTHLSSSTLSLDPGDPEAPLYWRSRAEDMTRVLDGLDLIEAAVPLLPGRLDRDKVAVAGHSLGGYTASLLLGARLTDPRDGTEVVLAEPRIKAGVLLAAPGQGGDDLSEFAAEHFPFFRTTDFSAMTTPALVVAGDQDLSPHLTVRGADWHADPYRLSPGPKSLLTLVGGEHGLGGVSGYDVAETTDENPERVAAVQQLTSAYLRSRLYPGDSTWGKACAALPEPLGRVESK from the coding sequence ATGGCCGAATCTGCTCCAGTCCTCTCGGTCAGCCCAGTCGTGCTGCCCACGCCCGGCCGCGCCGTGGACCTGCAACTACGGGTCTCCGCGCCGATGACCGGGACCGGCCTGCCGATCATCCTGTTCTCCCACGGCCATGGCCGCTCGAACCACCTGTCCTCCCTGAACGGCTACGCCCCGCTCGCCAATTTCTGGGCCGCACAAGGGTTTGTGGTCATCCAGCCCACCCACCTGAGTTCGTCCACGCTGAGCCTGGACCCCGGTGACCCCGAAGCCCCGCTGTACTGGCGATCGCGGGCCGAGGACATGACGCGCGTCCTCGACGGGCTCGACCTGATCGAGGCCGCCGTCCCGCTGCTTCCCGGACGGCTCGACCGGGACAAGGTCGCCGTCGCCGGGCATTCGCTGGGCGGGTACACCGCGAGCCTGCTGCTCGGCGCGCGGCTCACCGATCCCCGCGACGGCACCGAAGTCGTCCTGGCCGAGCCCCGGATCAAGGCGGGCGTGCTGCTGGCCGCGCCCGGCCAGGGCGGCGACGACCTCAGCGAATTCGCGGCCGAGCACTTCCCTTTCTTCCGCACCACCGATTTCTCCGCGATGACCACACCCGCGCTGGTGGTCGCCGGCGACCAGGACCTCTCGCCCCACCTGACGGTCCGCGGCGCGGACTGGCACGCCGACCCGTACCGGCTCTCCCCCGGCCCCAAGTCCCTGCTCACCCTCGTCGGCGGGGAGCACGGGCTCGGCGGGGTCTCGGGTTACGACGTCGCCGAGACCACGGACGAGAATCCCGAGCGCGTCGCCGCGGTCCAGCAGCTGACCTCGGCCTACCTCCGCAGCCGGCTTTACCCCGGGGATTCCACCTGGGGTAAGGCATGTGCCGCGTTGCCGGAACCGCTCGGCCGGGTCGAATCCAAGTAA
- the cmtR gene encoding Cd(II)/Pb(II)-sensing metalloregulatory transcriptional regulator CmtR — MLKCETRGDALARLGRALADPTRCRILVALLDGTRYPGALAAELGLSRSNVSNHLACLRGCGLVVAAYQGRQVRYALADPHLAKALNELAKVVLAVDTAEPCLDEVAR, encoded by the coding sequence ATGCTGAAGTGTGAGACGCGAGGGGACGCGCTGGCCCGGCTCGGCCGCGCGCTGGCCGACCCGACCCGGTGCCGGATCCTGGTCGCGCTGCTGGACGGGACCCGTTACCCCGGGGCGCTGGCCGCGGAGCTGGGGCTGTCGCGGTCGAACGTGTCCAATCACCTGGCCTGCCTGCGCGGGTGCGGGCTGGTCGTCGCGGCTTACCAGGGGCGTCAGGTGCGGTATGCGTTGGCTGATCCGCATTTGGCGAAGGCGCTGAACGAGCTGGCCAAGGTGGTGCTCGCCGTCGACACGGCCGAGCCTTGTCTCGACGAGGTGGCCCGATGA
- a CDS encoding cation transporter has translation MTGPENLAAPRTHDTCCAPPAVENTARRAVLSRRVRWFVAATITYNVVEAVIAIAAGSSASSAALIGFGLDSVIEVASAAAVAWQFSGADPEARERTALKVIALSFFALAAYVTVDAAVSLLGPGAAGHSTVGIVLAAVSLLVMPGLSYAQRRAGRELGSSSAVADSKQTLLCTYLSGVLLVGLLLNSLFGWSWADPVVALIIAAVAVKEGREAWRGDHCC, from the coding sequence ATGACTGGGCCCGAGAATCTCGCGGCACCGCGAACCCACGACACCTGCTGTGCCCCGCCTGCGGTGGAAAACACGGCCCGGCGGGCGGTTCTGTCGCGGCGAGTGCGCTGGTTCGTCGCGGCGACGATCACCTACAACGTCGTCGAGGCGGTCATCGCGATCGCGGCCGGTTCGTCGGCGTCGTCCGCCGCGTTGATCGGCTTCGGACTGGATTCCGTCATCGAGGTCGCCTCCGCCGCCGCGGTCGCCTGGCAGTTCTCCGGCGCCGATCCCGAGGCCCGTGAACGCACGGCGTTGAAGGTCATCGCGCTGTCGTTCTTCGCGCTCGCCGCCTATGTAACGGTTGACGCGGCCGTTTCCCTGCTCGGGCCTGGCGCCGCGGGGCACTCGACTGTCGGCATCGTGCTGGCCGCGGTGTCCCTGCTGGTCATGCCGGGCCTGTCCTACGCCCAACGACGCGCCGGCCGGGAACTCGGCTCGTCCAGCGCCGTGGCCGATTCCAAGCAAACCCTGCTCTGCACTTACCTTTCCGGCGTGCTGCTGGTCGGCCTGCTGCTCAACAGCCTCTTCGGCTGGTCCTGGGCGGATCCGGTCGTCGCGCTGATCATCGCCGCCGTCGCCGTCAAAGAAGGCCGCGAAGCCTGGCGCGGCGACCACTGCTGCTGA
- a CDS encoding chitinase: MKPLRRLATLALAAGAALATTAGFAPSAMAAPDPVLASPYLYQWGGQSDPAAAMSATGVKSFTLAFMLSNGTCNPQWDGNRALDGSDAGLIKTIRDAGGDVIPSFGGWSGNKLGATCATPEDLAGAYQKVIDAYQLKAIDLDIENTDEFENPTVQDRILSAVKITKDKNPGLRVVVTMGTSTTGPSDTGKRLITQAKALGADIDVWSVMPFDFSSGGDMAAMTESAVDGLAAQLKSTFGWDDATAYSRSGLSSMNGNTDNAGETVTVDNFTAIRDYATSHHLGRFTFWATNRDCSGGGDCSGIDQAQYAFTKIVAGYNG, from the coding sequence ATGAAACCCCTGCGCCGCCTGGCCACGCTCGCGCTCGCCGCGGGTGCCGCGCTGGCCACCACGGCCGGCTTCGCCCCGTCGGCGATGGCCGCTCCCGATCCCGTGCTCGCCTCGCCCTACCTGTACCAGTGGGGCGGCCAGTCCGACCCGGCCGCGGCCATGTCCGCGACCGGCGTCAAGTCGTTCACGCTCGCGTTCATGCTGTCCAACGGCACCTGCAACCCGCAGTGGGACGGCAACCGCGCGCTCGACGGCTCCGACGCCGGGCTGATCAAGACCATCCGCGACGCCGGGGGCGACGTGATCCCGTCGTTCGGCGGCTGGTCGGGCAACAAGCTCGGCGCCACCTGCGCCACGCCCGAGGACCTGGCCGGCGCGTACCAGAAGGTGATCGACGCCTACCAGCTCAAGGCGATCGACCTCGACATCGAGAACACCGACGAGTTCGAGAACCCGACGGTGCAGGACCGCATCCTGAGCGCGGTCAAGATCACCAAGGACAAGAACCCGGGCCTGCGCGTCGTCGTCACCATGGGCACCAGCACCACCGGCCCCAGCGACACCGGCAAGCGGCTGATCACGCAGGCGAAGGCGCTCGGCGCGGACATCGACGTCTGGTCGGTCATGCCGTTCGACTTCTCCAGCGGCGGCGACATGGCCGCGATGACCGAGTCGGCCGTCGACGGGCTGGCCGCCCAGCTGAAGTCCACCTTCGGCTGGGACGACGCCACCGCGTACAGCCGCAGCGGCCTGTCCTCGATGAACGGCAACACCGACAACGCCGGCGAGACCGTGACCGTGGACAACTTCACCGCGATCCGCGATTACGCCACGAGCCACCACCTGGGCCGCTTCACCTTCTGGGCCACCAACCGCGACTGCAGCGGCGGCGGCGACTGCAGCGGCATCGACCAGGCGCAGTACGCGTTCACCAAGATCGTGGCCGGGTACAACGGCTGA
- a CDS encoding diguanylate cyclase: MMGDSAAAGRRWRLPSLDGWALWRHPRRALVLVADLAAPAGTVAAALLVPVSLTSAEAFAMLLAGLLASAELCRSAERGRGESLLGPGFGTPWLLAGAVVLPPLLAVALAVLSGLHRWARIRRLPAYRQVFDVAATAVAVLLAAGFLILTGSSSIVSAVVAALVFGVVDAGLPAAVDGRPSAGSYAVLFDGAMLGLGVALAWAVADSPWVLLPLTAGLVVLYRGEFGRAGRDQTSVDPGTGVLTAVAWWDAARETPAPAFAVLVLDLDDFAGLNARHGRRVGDAVLRAIADTLRAEVRSADLVGRSGGGEFAVLLPGTGSFDALAIAERLRLRVASTAVALKAAYGSPQFAWATVSVGVAARPDHGDPVAAVFAAAGAAVREAKETGRNRTVRAS, translated from the coding sequence ATGATGGGGGATTCGGCGGCGGCCGGCCGGCGCTGGCGGCTGCCCTCGCTCGACGGCTGGGCGCTGTGGCGCCATCCCCGCCGGGCCCTGGTGCTGGTGGCCGACCTCGCCGCGCCGGCCGGGACCGTCGCCGCCGCGCTGCTGGTGCCGGTCTCGCTCACCTCCGCGGAAGCGTTTGCGATGCTGCTCGCCGGACTGCTCGCGAGTGCCGAACTGTGCCGGTCAGCGGAACGCGGCCGCGGGGAATCGTTGCTGGGGCCGGGTTTCGGCACGCCCTGGCTGCTGGCCGGCGCGGTGGTGCTGCCGCCGCTGCTCGCGGTGGCGCTGGCCGTGCTGTCCGGGCTGCACCGGTGGGCCCGGATCCGGCGGCTGCCCGCGTACCGGCAGGTGTTCGACGTCGCCGCCACGGCGGTGGCCGTGCTGCTGGCCGCCGGGTTCCTGATCCTGACCGGATCGTCGTCGATTGTCTCGGCGGTGGTGGCGGCGCTGGTGTTCGGGGTGGTCGACGCCGGGCTGCCGGCCGCGGTCGACGGGCGTCCGTCCGCTGGCTCGTACGCGGTGCTGTTCGACGGCGCGATGCTGGGGCTCGGCGTCGCACTGGCCTGGGCCGTCGCGGATTCGCCGTGGGTGCTGCTGCCGCTCACGGCCGGGCTGGTGGTGCTCTACCGCGGCGAGTTCGGCCGCGCGGGCCGCGACCAGACCTCCGTGGACCCCGGCACCGGCGTGCTCACGGCCGTCGCCTGGTGGGACGCCGCGCGGGAGACGCCGGCGCCCGCGTTCGCCGTGCTGGTGCTCGATTTGGACGATTTCGCCGGCCTCAACGCCCGCCACGGCCGCCGCGTCGGCGACGCCGTCCTGCGCGCGATCGCCGACACCCTGCGCGCCGAGGTCCGGTCCGCCGACCTGGTCGGCCGCTCCGGCGGCGGCGAGTTCGCCGTGCTCCTGCCCGGCACCGGCAGTTTCGACGCGCTGGCCATCGCCGAGCGCCTCCGCCTGCGCGTCGCCTCGACCGCCGTCGCCCTGAAAGCGGCCTACGGCAGCCCCCAATTCGCCTGGGCAACGGTCTCCGTGGGCGTCGCCGCCCGCCCCGACCACGGCGACCCGGTGGCGGCCGTCTTCGCGGCGGCGGGCGCGGCTGTGCGGGAGGCCAAGGAAACCGGGCGCAACCGGACGGTGCGCGCGTCCTGA
- a CDS encoding isopenicillin N synthase family dioxygenase, producing MPAAVPLVDLSPWYAGTPEGRAVVAAEIDRALRESGFLLVTGHGVPSELRAETRELARRFFALPPEVKQRYAVTVGGRGWLPPGVEANGYAEGTETPPDLKESYSAGADTGVGDPAVDGFWFQPNVWPAEVPGLAATAREYMARMRALSDDLLRVFAHALALAPDHFTRHTGRPTYTFNINRYPPLTSVGPPEPGQFRIGPHTDFGTVTVLDRQSGAGGLQVCTAEGDWVDAPFDESAFTVNIGDLMARWTGDRWRSTRHRVLPPQPTAPDEDLVSLIFFYETDHDARITSLAPPLGRVAYPEVLASAYLKEKLDAITMQ from the coding sequence ATGCCCGCCGCCGTCCCGCTCGTCGACCTGTCCCCCTGGTACGCCGGCACGCCCGAAGGCCGGGCCGTGGTGGCGGCCGAGATCGACCGCGCGCTGCGCGAGTCCGGTTTCCTGCTCGTCACCGGCCACGGCGTGCCTTCGGAGTTGCGCGCCGAAACGCGGGAGCTGGCGCGCCGGTTCTTCGCGCTGCCGCCCGAAGTGAAGCAGCGGTACGCCGTGACCGTCGGCGGCCGCGGCTGGCTGCCGCCCGGCGTCGAGGCCAACGGTTACGCCGAGGGCACCGAAACGCCGCCGGACCTGAAGGAGTCGTACTCGGCCGGCGCGGACACGGGTGTCGGCGACCCGGCCGTCGACGGGTTCTGGTTCCAGCCCAACGTCTGGCCCGCCGAGGTCCCCGGCCTGGCCGCCACCGCGCGGGAGTACATGGCCCGCATGCGCGCGCTGTCCGACGACCTGCTGCGGGTCTTCGCGCACGCGCTGGCCCTGGCGCCCGACCACTTCACGCGGCACACGGGCCGTCCGACGTACACCTTCAACATCAACCGCTACCCGCCGCTGACCAGCGTCGGCCCGCCCGAGCCGGGCCAGTTCCGGATCGGCCCGCACACCGATTTCGGCACCGTGACCGTGCTCGACCGCCAGTCCGGCGCCGGCGGCCTCCAGGTCTGCACCGCCGAAGGCGACTGGGTGGACGCGCCCTTCGACGAGTCCGCCTTCACCGTCAACATCGGCGACCTGATGGCCCGCTGGACCGGCGACCGCTGGCGCTCCACCCGCCACCGAGTGCTGCCCCCGCAGCCCACCGCCCCCGATGAAGACCTCGTCTCTTTGATCTTCTTCTACGAAACCGACCACGACGCGCGCATCACGTCACTGGCACCGCCGCTGGGCCGCGTCGCCTATCCGGAAGTGCTCGCTTCGGCTTACCTGAAAGAGAAACTGGACGCGATCACGATGCAGTGA
- a CDS encoding nucleoside deaminase has translation MQIDPLKLLAVARAEAELGQAEGGVPIGAALFGRDGTLLGRGHNRRVQDGDPSLHAETTAFRNAGRRPHYRDTIMVTTLSPCWYCSGLVRQFGIPHVIIGEAETFHGGHDWLAGLGVTIELLDDPACIALMTDFISRRPELWFEDIGVPSTSDNP, from the coding sequence ATGCAGATCGACCCGCTGAAGCTGCTTGCCGTCGCCCGCGCGGAGGCCGAGCTGGGCCAGGCCGAGGGCGGCGTGCCGATCGGCGCCGCGCTGTTCGGCCGCGACGGCACCCTGCTCGGCCGCGGGCACAACCGCCGGGTGCAGGACGGCGACCCGTCGCTGCACGCCGAGACCACGGCGTTCCGCAACGCCGGCCGCCGCCCGCACTACCGCGACACGATCATGGTCACCACGCTCTCGCCGTGCTGGTACTGCAGCGGGCTGGTGCGCCAGTTCGGCATCCCGCACGTGATCATCGGCGAGGCCGAGACGTTCCACGGCGGGCACGACTGGCTGGCCGGGCTCGGCGTCACGATCGAGCTGCTGGACGACCCCGCGTGCATCGCGCTGATGACCGATTTCATCTCCCGGCGCCCGGAACTGTGGTTCGAGGACATCGGGGTTCCGTCCACTTCGGACAATCCATAG
- a CDS encoding helix-turn-helix transcriptional regulator yields the protein MYGTSERLLRLLSLLQARRDWPGPDLAERLSVDVRTVRRDVERLRGLGYPVHATPGVAGGYRLGAGAALPPLLLDDDEAVAVAVGLRTAANGTVSGIEETSVRALAKLEQVLPARLRHRVSALQTVTLTLGSGGPVVDSEVLTVIAAACRDHERLRFTYGTHAGDVGERNVEPLRMVHTGRRWYLVAYDLGREDWRTFRVDRIDGVPAPGFRFTPREPPAADLAAYVSRAISAAPYAHQVVLRVAVPASVLAERVPPTAGAVEPVDEHSCRIRTGSHDLDVIPFYLAQWDYDFVVEEAPPGLVERLARIAERFARAAAGSAS from the coding sequence ATGTACGGAACTTCCGAGCGGCTGCTGCGCCTGCTGTCCCTGCTCCAGGCCCGGCGCGACTGGCCGGGACCGGACCTGGCCGAGCGGCTCAGCGTGGACGTCCGCACTGTCCGGCGTGACGTCGAACGGCTGCGTGGCCTGGGCTACCCGGTGCACGCGACGCCCGGGGTCGCGGGCGGGTACCGGCTCGGCGCCGGGGCCGCGCTGCCGCCGCTGCTGCTGGACGACGACGAGGCCGTGGCCGTCGCCGTCGGCCTCCGGACCGCGGCCAACGGCACGGTGTCCGGCATCGAGGAGACGTCCGTGCGCGCGCTGGCCAAGCTCGAGCAGGTGCTGCCCGCGCGGCTGCGGCACCGGGTGAGCGCGCTGCAGACCGTGACGCTGACGCTGGGCAGCGGCGGTCCGGTGGTGGACTCGGAGGTGCTCACGGTGATCGCCGCCGCCTGCCGTGACCACGAGCGCCTGCGTTTCACCTACGGCACGCACGCGGGCGACGTCGGGGAGCGGAACGTCGAGCCGCTGCGGATGGTCCACACCGGACGGCGCTGGTACCTGGTGGCGTACGACCTGGGCCGTGAAGACTGGCGCACCTTCCGCGTGGACCGCATCGACGGCGTCCCGGCGCCCGGTTTCCGTTTCACACCAAGGGAACCGCCAGCGGCCGACCTCGCGGCTTACGTCTCGCGCGCGATCTCCGCGGCGCCGTACGCGCATCAGGTGGTGCTGCGCGTGGCCGTGCCGGCGTCGGTGCTGGCCGAGCGCGTCCCGCCGACGGCCGGGGCGGTCGAGCCGGTCGACGAGCACAGCTGCCGGATCCGGACCGGCTCGCACGACCTCGACGTGATCCCGTTCTACCTCGCGCAGTGGGACTACGACTTCGTGGTGGAGGAGGCGCCGCCCGGGCTGGTCGAGCGGCTGGCCCGGATCGCGGAGCGCTTCGCCCGCGCCGCCGCCGGCTCGGCCTCGTGA
- a CDS encoding TetR/AcrR family transcriptional regulator yields MTMSLSADLWPDVQPETARRLMLAGVESFARRGYHATTTRDIASAAGMSPAALYVHFPSKAALLFAISRSGHEQTLGLVQNAVAKVQDPVECIRLMVADFVAWHARRHTIARVVQYELNALPERELEVVTELRREIERLVREVITQGSATGAFTVADPRTAARAVLSLGVDVARWYSERSRQTPEALGKEYSELVLRMLGTRP; encoded by the coding sequence ATGACGATGTCGCTCTCGGCCGATTTGTGGCCCGACGTGCAGCCCGAGACCGCGCGCCGGCTCATGCTGGCCGGGGTGGAGTCCTTCGCGCGGCGGGGCTACCACGCCACGACTACCCGCGACATCGCGAGCGCCGCCGGGATGAGCCCGGCGGCGCTGTACGTGCACTTCCCGTCGAAGGCGGCGCTGCTGTTCGCCATCAGCCGCAGCGGGCACGAGCAGACGCTGGGGCTGGTGCAGAACGCGGTGGCGAAGGTGCAGGACCCGGTCGAGTGCATCCGCCTGATGGTGGCGGACTTCGTGGCCTGGCACGCGCGGCGGCACACCATCGCGCGGGTGGTGCAGTACGAGCTGAACGCCTTGCCGGAGCGGGAACTCGAGGTCGTCACCGAGCTTCGCCGCGAGATCGAGCGCCTGGTCCGCGAGGTGATCACCCAGGGCTCGGCGACCGGCGCCTTCACCGTCGCCGACCCGCGCACCGCGGCCCGCGCCGTTCTGTCGCTGGGGGTCGACGTGGCGCGCTGGTACAGCGAGCGCAGCCGCCAGACCCCGGAGGCGCTGGGCAAGGAGTACAGCGAACTCGTGCTGCGCATGCTCGGCACCCGGCCCTGA
- a CDS encoding helix-turn-helix transcriptional regulator, producing MAADQDSPAAVDLRALRDVVDGPLHEIAGRFSRFLADLWPHRALVVFTRECTGRPRKVAGEAATTGKITIAELEELKAAVRPGPAVSTTARLGGAVRTVWSAHDPGGTLLVLLPRPAPKPVPQPELLAGLFGIVATSIRQQVVQASPDYLAESLAASSERARTIVEMAAAQERTLVTVLAALRSTKLDAEGARRAATEAASDALVALRSARATDLAVSEEPAHAAFTRLRREVRQVLRHHDADLEFVPPAKDAPALTGELAHAARAMTGTAVLAFTAQPTLARLRIAWSCDDSLLRLDIRDQESGRLDANELRIQLAGRAKALGATVDVDAVPGWGSRATIALPLAVAAESADAPGLSQLNRREIEVLRHVAQGLRNKAIAARLGITESTVKFHVANVLKKLEISSRGEAAVMALSAGIT from the coding sequence ATGGCTGCTGACCAGGACTCCCCGGCCGCCGTCGACCTGCGCGCGCTCCGCGATGTCGTCGACGGCCCGCTGCACGAGATCGCCGGCCGGTTCTCCCGTTTCCTCGCCGACCTCTGGCCGCACCGCGCTCTCGTCGTCTTCACCCGGGAGTGCACCGGCCGGCCGCGCAAAGTCGCCGGCGAGGCCGCGACGACCGGCAAGATCACGATCGCCGAGCTCGAAGAGCTGAAGGCCGCCGTCCGGCCCGGCCCGGCGGTCAGCACGACCGCGCGCCTCGGCGGCGCGGTCCGCACGGTCTGGTCCGCGCACGATCCCGGCGGCACGCTGCTCGTGCTGCTCCCCCGGCCGGCACCGAAACCGGTCCCGCAGCCCGAGCTGCTCGCCGGTCTCTTCGGGATCGTCGCGACCTCCATCCGGCAGCAGGTCGTCCAAGCCAGCCCGGACTACCTCGCGGAATCCCTCGCGGCGTCGAGCGAACGCGCGCGCACCATCGTCGAAATGGCCGCAGCACAGGAAAGAACGCTGGTCACCGTCCTGGCCGCGTTGCGCTCGACCAAACTGGACGCCGAGGGCGCCCGGCGCGCCGCGACCGAAGCCGCTTCCGACGCGTTGGTGGCGCTGCGGTCCGCCCGCGCCACCGATCTCGCCGTGTCGGAAGAGCCGGCCCACGCCGCCTTCACCCGGCTGCGCCGGGAAGTCCGGCAGGTGCTGCGCCATCACGACGCCGACTTGGAGTTCGTGCCGCCGGCCAAGGACGCGCCGGCGTTGACCGGCGAACTCGCGCACGCCGCGCGCGCGATGACCGGCACCGCGGTGCTGGCGTTCACCGCGCAGCCGACACTGGCCCGGCTGCGCATCGCGTGGTCGTGCGACGATTCGCTCCTGCGCTTGGACATCCGCGACCAGGAGTCCGGCCGCCTCGACGCCAACGAGCTGCGTATCCAGCTGGCCGGGCGGGCGAAGGCGCTCGGTGCCACCGTGGACGTCGACGCGGTCCCGGGCTGGGGCAGCCGCGCCACGATCGCGCTCCCCCTCGCCGTCGCTGCCGAAAGCGCCGACGCGCCCGGGCTCTCCCAGCTCAACCGGCGTGAGATCGAAGTGCTGCGGCACGTCGCCCAGGGCCTGCGCAACAAGGCGATCGCCGCGCGGCTCGGCATCACGGAGAGCACGGTCAAGTTCCACGTCGCCAACGTGCTGAAGAAGCTGGAAATCAGCTCGCGCGGGGAAGCCGCCGTAATGGCGCTGAGCGCCGGGATCACTTGA
- a CDS encoding S-(hydroxymethyl)mycothiol dehydrogenase — protein MPQQVRGVIARSQGSPVELADIVVPDPGPGEVVVDVAACGVCHTDLTYREGGINDEFPFLLGHEAAGTVESVGAGVDSVRPGDFVILNWRAVCGQCRACRRGRPQYCFDTFNATQRMTLADGTELTPALGIGAFADKTLVHAGQCTKVDAAVDPAVAGLLGCGVMAGLGAAVNTGAVGRGDSVAVIGCGGVGDAAIAGARLAGATTIIAVDRDERKLEWARDLGATHTVNASETDTVAAVQDLTGGFGADVVIDAVGRPETWKQAFYARDLAGTVVLVGVPTPDLRLDMPLLDFFSRGGALKSSWYGDCLPERDFPMLVDLHRQGRLPLEKFVSERIGLADVEKAFHAMHAGDVLRSVVVL, from the coding sequence ATGCCACAGCAGGTGCGCGGTGTGATCGCCCGTTCGCAGGGCAGCCCGGTGGAATTGGCCGACATCGTGGTCCCGGACCCCGGGCCCGGCGAGGTCGTCGTCGACGTGGCGGCCTGCGGGGTCTGCCACACCGACCTGACCTACCGCGAGGGCGGGATCAACGACGAGTTCCCCTTCCTGCTCGGGCACGAGGCCGCGGGCACGGTGGAAAGCGTCGGCGCCGGCGTCGACTCCGTGCGGCCCGGCGATTTCGTCATCCTGAACTGGCGCGCGGTGTGCGGCCAGTGCCGGGCGTGCCGGCGCGGGCGCCCGCAGTACTGCTTCGACACCTTCAACGCGACGCAGCGCATGACGCTGGCCGACGGCACCGAGCTGACCCCGGCGCTGGGCATCGGCGCGTTCGCGGACAAGACGCTGGTGCACGCCGGACAGTGCACCAAGGTGGATGCCGCCGTGGACCCGGCGGTCGCGGGCCTGCTGGGGTGCGGCGTGATGGCGGGCCTCGGCGCCGCGGTGAACACCGGCGCGGTCGGACGCGGCGACTCGGTCGCGGTGATCGGCTGCGGGGGAGTCGGGGACGCGGCGATCGCCGGCGCCCGCCTGGCCGGGGCGACCACGATCATCGCGGTGGACCGGGACGAGCGGAAGCTCGAGTGGGCACGTGACCTCGGCGCCACGCACACCGTCAACGCGTCCGAAACCGACACGGTCGCCGCGGTGCAGGATCTCACCGGGGGTTTCGGCGCCGACGTGGTCATCGACGCCGTCGGCCGTCCGGAGACCTGGAAGCAGGCGTTCTACGCCCGCGACCTCGCCGGCACGGTGGTGCTGGTCGGCGTGCCCACGCCGGACCTGCGGCTGGACATGCCGCTGCTCGACTTCTTCTCCCGCGGCGGCGCGCTGAAATCCTCCTGGTACGGCGACTGCCTGCCGGAGCGGGACTTCCCGATGCTGGTCGACCTGCACCGCCAGGGCCGGCTGCCGCTCGAGAAATTCGTCTCCGAGCGCATCGGCCTCGCCGACGTCGAGAAGGCGTTCCACGCAATGCACGCCGGCGACGTGCTGCGCTCGGTGGTGGTGCTGTGA
- a CDS encoding MBL fold metallo-hydrolase → MSGALRIERVVTSGVFQLDGGTWDVDNNIWLIGDDQDVVIVDAAHDEKAITEAVNGRNVVAVVCTHGHNDHVTVAPALGANLHAPVLLHPGDQALWELTHPGRKFWPVQDGERIAVAGTELQVVHTPGHSPGSICLHLPEAGALFSGDTLFSGGPGATGRSFSDFPTIISSIRDRLLALPGDTKVHTGHGDGTTIGAEAPHLSEWITRGH, encoded by the coding sequence GTGAGCGGGGCGCTGCGGATCGAACGGGTCGTCACCTCGGGCGTTTTCCAGCTCGACGGCGGCACCTGGGACGTCGACAACAACATCTGGCTGATCGGCGACGACCAGGACGTCGTGATCGTGGACGCCGCCCATGACGAGAAGGCGATCACCGAGGCCGTCAACGGCCGCAATGTGGTGGCCGTGGTCTGCACGCACGGGCACAACGACCACGTCACGGTCGCGCCCGCGCTCGGCGCGAACCTGCACGCCCCGGTGCTACTGCACCCCGGCGACCAGGCGCTCTGGGAGCTCACCCATCCCGGGCGGAAGTTCTGGCCCGTGCAGGACGGCGAGCGGATCGCGGTCGCGGGGACGGAGCTGCAGGTCGTCCACACCCCGGGGCATTCGCCCGGCTCGATCTGCTTGCACCTGCCCGAAGCCGGCGCGCTGTTCTCCGGCGACACCTTGTTCTCCGGCGGCCCCGGCGCGACCGGACGGTCCTTTTCGGACTTCCCGACGATCATCTCCTCGATCCGGGACCGGCTGCTCGCGCTGCCCGGCGACACGAAGGTCCACACCGGACACGGTGACGGCACGACCATCGGTGCCGAGGCGCCGCACCTGTCGGAATGGATCACGCGCGGGCATTGA